Proteins from one Nicotiana tabacum cultivar K326 chromosome 23, ASM71507v2, whole genome shotgun sequence genomic window:
- the LOC107762650 gene encoding uncharacterized protein LOC107762650, with amino-acid sequence MEKKSSQIRKNIEREFIKDKRAEEAAISNIQKAFCKKAKEISTLCGIEIAIIIFSIVGQPFLFGIPNVESVVRRFLKAKQPIAALSSGYISYQKTSGRKRKEEMYKKKKKVEENKDKEEALESIFTHCPSEDFNLTDLEMFEKLDQKIEKLLDYLIEEIAQLQFVIDAEDPNFAPEMNVTSSSTLPSNWLSL; translated from the coding sequence ATGGAAAAAAAGAGTTCTCAAATAAGAAAGAATATTGAGAGGGAGTTTATCAAAGACAAACGTGCTGAAGAGGCTGCAATCTCCAATATACAGAAAGCTTTTTGTAAGAAAGCAAAGGAGATATCTACCTTATGCGGCATTGAGATCGCTATCATTATTTTTTCAATTGTAGGTCAACCATTTTTATTTGGAATTCCAAATGTTGAATCGGTTGTCCGACGATTTTTGAAGGCCAAGCAGCCAATTGCAGCCCTCTCAAGTGGTTATATATCATATCAAAAGACTAGTGGTCGCAAAAGAAAGGAGGAAATgtacaagaagaaaaagaaggtaGAAGAAAATAAGGACAAAGAAGAAGCTCTTGAAAGTATTTTCACACACTGTCCATCAGAAGATTTCAATCTGACTGATTTGGAAATGTTTGAAAAATTAGATCAAAAAATCGAAAAACTTTTAGATTATTTGATTGAGGAAATTGCTCAGTTGCAGTTTGTGATTGACGCAGAAGATCCAAACTTTGCACCTGAAATGAATGTGACTAGTTCTTCGACTTTACCATCTAATTGGTTAAGTCTCTAA